A section of the Bradyrhizobium oligotrophicum S58 genome encodes:
- a CDS encoding sensor histidine kinase, with translation MLRHQSQDTAFPMFLEHTGVRNEIRSYRLMQQSVLAEFGRAALQTRDIHIVLQRATALCAKGLDAPFATALEFVADGTRLLLRAGHGWQGSIKQLSFVMDSGSPAGRAFQTGQAIMTNRGPSDGRFETPGLLVDRGIERSISVRIERGGQGGGYFGVLQVDGPDACRFDEADAAFLTEFADIVGIAIERLRDESRLREALDHQAMLTREMGHRVKNSLASVVAMLRMQAFGTDSVAAKLALSEAGSRVAAIAQVHDHLSRASQIGSIDVDVFLIDFCKRLQRVAGAHVLRYNADPIRLSADQAVPLGLLLNELVSNAVKHAYPGRDGPIDISARDIDGCLQLSVSDQGVGLPDGFDIDQPRASLGFRMVKGMVQQLHGRLTVSANQPTGTRVLFELPTLPRNEAVVPAALVTAERPALEKAR, from the coding sequence ATGTTGAGACATCAGAGCCAAGATACCGCTTTTCCGATGTTTCTCGAGCACACAGGCGTCCGGAACGAAATACGCAGCTATAGGCTCATGCAACAATCCGTGCTCGCCGAATTCGGCCGCGCCGCATTGCAGACCCGCGACATCCACATCGTTCTTCAGCGTGCCACTGCGCTCTGCGCCAAGGGCCTCGATGCCCCGTTCGCGACGGCACTGGAATTCGTGGCGGATGGCACGAGACTGCTGCTCCGTGCGGGCCACGGATGGCAGGGTTCGATCAAACAATTATCGTTTGTCATGGACAGTGGGTCGCCGGCTGGACGCGCCTTCCAGACAGGTCAAGCCATCATGACCAATCGCGGCCCCTCTGATGGCCGCTTCGAGACTCCGGGGCTTCTGGTGGATCGCGGCATTGAGCGGTCGATCAGCGTCCGGATCGAACGCGGTGGACAAGGCGGCGGCTATTTCGGCGTGCTCCAGGTCGACGGTCCGGACGCCTGCCGCTTCGACGAGGCGGACGCCGCCTTCCTCACTGAATTCGCCGACATCGTCGGGATTGCCATCGAGCGCCTGCGCGATGAGAGCAGGCTTCGGGAAGCCTTGGATCATCAGGCCATGTTGACGCGCGAAATGGGCCACCGCGTCAAGAACAGCCTCGCCTCCGTCGTGGCCATGCTCCGCATGCAGGCGTTCGGGACGGATTCGGTCGCGGCCAAGCTTGCCCTGAGCGAGGCCGGATCGCGCGTGGCAGCCATTGCCCAGGTTCATGATCATCTCTCGCGGGCGTCACAGATCGGCTCCATCGACGTCGACGTCTTCCTCATCGACTTCTGCAAGAGGCTGCAACGCGTCGCCGGAGCGCATGTCCTGCGCTACAACGCCGACCCGATACGGCTGTCGGCCGATCAAGCCGTGCCTCTCGGCCTCCTGCTCAATGAGCTGGTCAGCAACGCCGTGAAACATGCCTATCCTGGCCGGGACGGACCAATCGACATCTCCGCCCGCGACATCGACGGTTGCCTGCAGCTCAGCGTGTCCGATCAGGGCGTCGGCCTGCCGGACGGTTTCGACATCGATCAACCGCGCGCGAGCCTGGGCTTCCGGATGGTCAAGGGGATGGTCCAGCAGCTTCACGGCCGCCTCACCGTCAGCGCCAACCAGCCGACTGGCACGCGTGTCCTGTTCGAACTGCCGACCCTCCCCCGCAATGAAGCGGTTGTCCCGGCAGCCCTCGTCACCGCAGAGCGCCCGGCACTGGAGAAGGCTCGGTGA
- the galE gene encoding UDP-glucose 4-epimerase GalE, translated as MVATRAILVAGGAGYIGAHCCKAVAEAGFTPICYDDLSTGHRRFVQWGPLVVGDIADNLKVTSTIRHHDIMAVLHLAGPSTVGESIADPQKYYLANVAGTLGLLQGMREAGCRHLVFSSSGAVYGNAGRDPIPESAAGPSVNPYGRSKYMIEQILLDYRAAYGFSATALRYFNACGADASGLIGELRDPETHLIPRALMAILGHVTDFAILGTDYETPDGTAVRDFIHVDDLAAAHVAALKRLLAGHPGDAYNLGTGRGHSVRAIVDAIRDETGEQVPFVYRARRAGDPPVLVADPTRAERELGFRPRKSDLGHIIRSAWAWHQTAHPRIV; from the coding sequence ATGGTCGCCACGCGTGCAATCCTGGTCGCCGGTGGCGCCGGCTATATCGGCGCACATTGCTGCAAGGCGGTCGCCGAAGCGGGCTTCACGCCGATCTGCTATGACGACCTGTCGACGGGGCATCGCCGCTTCGTGCAGTGGGGCCCGCTGGTGGTCGGCGACATCGCCGACAATCTCAAGGTCACCAGCACGATCCGGCATCACGACATCATGGCGGTTCTGCATCTTGCGGGCCCGAGCACCGTCGGCGAATCCATTGCCGATCCACAGAAGTACTACCTCGCCAATGTCGCCGGCACGCTCGGCCTGCTGCAGGGCATGCGCGAGGCCGGATGCCGGCACCTGGTGTTTTCGTCGAGCGGCGCGGTCTATGGCAATGCCGGGCGCGATCCGATTCCGGAGAGCGCGGCGGGGCCAAGCGTGAATCCGTACGGCCGCTCGAAATACATGATCGAGCAGATCCTGTTGGACTATCGCGCGGCCTATGGCTTTTCCGCCACGGCGCTGCGCTACTTCAACGCCTGCGGCGCCGACGCATCAGGCCTGATCGGCGAGTTGCGCGATCCCGAGACGCATCTGATCCCGCGCGCGCTGATGGCGATCCTCGGCCATGTCACGGATTTCGCGATTCTAGGCACCGACTACGAGACGCCCGACGGCACCGCGGTGCGCGATTTCATTCATGTCGATGATCTGGCTGCGGCCCATGTCGCCGCGCTCAAGCGGCTGCTGGCGGGGCATCCCGGCGACGCCTACAATCTCGGCACCGGCCGCGGCCATTCGGTGCGCGCGATCGTCGATGCCATTCGCGACGAGACTGGCGAGCAGGTGCCCTTCGTGTATCGCGCGCGGCGCGCCGGCGATCCGCCGGTCCTGGTCGCCGATCCCACCCGTGCCGAACGGGAGCTCGGCTTCAGGCCGCGCAAGTCGGACCTCGGCCATATCATCCGTTCCGCCTGGGCGTGGCACCAGACGGCACATCCGCGGATCGTGTGA
- a CDS encoding HlyD family secretion protein: MSESSTGADAASRAPTAAPPPPAASAGSWARLGIPLFAVVVALAFVALATTRWNAWLGNATTQTTNDAYVRADLTQLSSRVAGEVLKVAVSDFQRVKAGDVLVQIDPADYQAQVSQAEATVEAAQAALDNLSNQVELQYATIAQAEAQQVSAGAAEVQARQEEERQQSLSQSEAGTRQRLEQATAGYAKAQADVRASRAVIAAQRHQLEVLTGTKKQRGADLAGAKAALAAARLKLGYTTITAPFDGVVGQRQVQTGDYVNIGSNLLAVVPLPHVFVIANYKETQLTHVTPGQKVDITVDTFPGERLRGRVERIAPASGSQFALLPPDNATGNFTKVVQRIPVRIAFEDGQPLLARLLPGMSVVTHIHTDGGEANGAK, from the coding sequence TTGAGTGAGTCTTCGACCGGCGCAGACGCCGCCTCGCGCGCGCCCACGGCGGCACCACCCCCGCCGGCCGCGTCCGCAGGCAGCTGGGCGCGCTTGGGCATTCCGCTGTTCGCGGTGGTCGTCGCCCTCGCCTTCGTCGCGCTGGCCACGACGCGCTGGAATGCCTGGCTCGGCAACGCCACGACGCAGACCACCAACGACGCCTACGTCCGCGCTGATCTCACCCAGCTGTCGAGCCGGGTGGCCGGCGAGGTGCTGAAGGTCGCGGTGAGCGACTTCCAGCGCGTCAAGGCCGGCGACGTCTTGGTGCAGATCGATCCGGCCGACTACCAGGCGCAGGTCTCGCAGGCCGAGGCCACCGTCGAAGCGGCGCAGGCCGCGCTCGACAATCTCAGCAACCAGGTCGAGCTGCAATATGCGACGATCGCGCAGGCCGAGGCGCAGCAGGTCTCGGCCGGCGCCGCCGAAGTGCAGGCCCGCCAGGAGGAAGAGCGCCAGCAATCGCTGTCACAGAGCGAGGCCGGCACGCGGCAGCGGCTGGAGCAGGCCACCGCCGGCTACGCCAAGGCGCAGGCCGACGTGCGCGCCAGCCGCGCCGTGATCGCCGCGCAGCGCCACCAGCTCGAGGTGCTCACCGGAACCAAGAAGCAGCGCGGCGCCGACCTCGCCGGCGCCAAGGCCGCGCTGGCCGCGGCGCGGCTCAAGCTCGGCTACACCACGATCACGGCGCCGTTCGACGGCGTCGTCGGCCAGCGCCAGGTGCAGACCGGCGACTACGTCAACATCGGCAGCAACCTGCTCGCCGTGGTGCCGCTGCCGCACGTGTTCGTCATCGCCAACTACAAGGAGACCCAGCTCACGCATGTGACGCCGGGGCAGAAGGTGGACATCACCGTCGACACCTTCCCCGGCGAAAGGCTGCGCGGCCGCGTCGAGCGGATCGCGCCGGCCTCCGGCTCGCAATTCGCGCTGCTGCCGCCCGACAACGCGACCGGCAACTTCACCAAGGTCGTGCAGCGCATTCCGGTGCGCATCGCCTTCGAGGACGGCCAGCCGCTGCTGGCGCGGCTGCTGCCCGGCATGTCCGTCGTCACCCACATCCACACCGATGGCGGCGAGGCCAATGGCGCCAAATGA
- a CDS encoding MFS transporter, with product MAPNDAAPATSDRGPLSRGGIAPQPLFAVGAVLLGSFLANFDSRLTSVGLPDLRGAFSLSFDEGAWLSTAAIGSQILVAPAVAWLATAFGLRRVLGIPSLIYAVISLIIPFVHDYPTLIALAIVHGMLLGTFVPATLMIIFRNLPIRWWLPAISIYSIRVGFALDSSTSLVGFYVEHLGWQWLYWQGVVLAPLMALMVYLGTPNEPVNRTLIEDADWGGMLLLGSAVSMIYAGLDQGNRLDWLQSGTVMALLASGAVLFAMFLVNETLVRQPWAHFNVLFSRNIGISLAVILLYTLTSLSNASLVPNFLGTITQLRPEQSGSLLLIYGALPMIVLVPLSIAALRHVDPRVVVVLGLATFAAANLLGTQLTHAWAREDFIPIVLLQSIGQAFTLLPIIIMALSNSDPARATTFAAYIQIMRLGGAEIGVALMGTWLRVREQVHSAYLGLNIQSGDPDVMRVLQRLAGYFTGHGAGQAKARAVGTLAAQVQREANVLAYIDGFWLCFWLAIAALVLVALITRAPPGPFSPTPISLRSAWLRRFGSSPT from the coding sequence ATGGCGCCAAATGACGCCGCACCAGCGACCTCCGACCGCGGGCCGCTGTCGCGCGGCGGCATCGCGCCACAGCCGCTGTTCGCGGTCGGCGCCGTACTGCTCGGCTCCTTTCTCGCCAATTTCGACAGCCGCCTGACCTCGGTCGGCCTGCCCGACCTGCGCGGCGCATTCTCGCTGAGCTTCGACGAGGGCGCCTGGCTGTCGACGGCCGCGATCGGCTCACAGATCCTGGTCGCGCCCGCGGTGGCCTGGCTCGCGACCGCGTTCGGGCTGCGCCGCGTGCTCGGCATTCCCAGCCTGATATATGCCGTCATCTCCCTGATTATCCCGTTCGTCCACGACTACCCGACCTTGATCGCGCTCGCGATCGTGCACGGCATGCTGCTTGGCACCTTCGTGCCGGCGACCTTGATGATCATCTTCCGCAATTTGCCGATCCGCTGGTGGCTGCCGGCGATCTCGATCTATTCGATCCGGGTCGGCTTCGCGCTGGATAGCTCGACCTCGCTGGTCGGGTTCTATGTCGAGCATCTCGGCTGGCAATGGCTGTACTGGCAGGGTGTCGTGCTGGCGCCGCTGATGGCGCTGATGGTTTACCTCGGGACGCCGAACGAGCCGGTCAACCGCACGCTTATCGAGGATGCCGACTGGGGCGGCATGCTGCTGCTCGGCAGCGCGGTGTCGATGATCTATGCCGGCCTCGACCAGGGCAACCGGCTCGACTGGCTGCAATCCGGCACCGTCATGGCGCTGCTCGCGAGCGGCGCCGTGCTGTTCGCCATGTTCCTCGTCAACGAGACGCTGGTGCGGCAGCCGTGGGCGCATTTCAACGTGCTGTTCTCGCGCAACATCGGCATCTCGCTGGCGGTGATCCTGCTGTACACGCTGACCAGCCTGTCCAACGCATCCCTGGTGCCGAACTTTCTCGGCACCATCACCCAGCTGCGCCCCGAGCAGAGCGGCTCGCTGCTGCTGATCTACGGCGCGCTGCCGATGATCGTGCTGGTGCCGCTGTCGATCGCGGCGCTCCGGCACGTCGATCCGCGCGTCGTGGTCGTGCTCGGCCTCGCCACCTTCGCCGCGGCCAATCTGCTCGGCACGCAGCTGACCCATGCCTGGGCGCGCGAGGACTTCATCCCCATCGTGCTGCTGCAGTCGATCGGCCAGGCCTTCACCCTGCTGCCGATCATCATCATGGCGCTGTCCAATTCCGATCCCGCCCGCGCCACGACCTTTGCCGCCTACATCCAGATCATGCGGCTCGGCGGCGCCGAGATCGGGGTCGCGCTGATGGGCACCTGGCTGCGCGTGCGCGAGCAGGTGCACTCGGCCTATCTCGGCCTCAACATCCAGAGCGGCGATCCCGACGTGATGCGCGTGCTGCAGCGGCTGGCCGGCTATTTCACCGGCCATGGCGCCGGACAGGCAAAGGCCCGCGCGGTGGGAACACTGGCCGCGCAGGTGCAGCGCGAGGCCAACGTGCTCGCCTATATCGACGGCTTCTGGCTGTGCTTCTGGCTCGCCATCGCCGCGCTGGTGCTCGTCGCGCTGATCACGCGTGCGCCGCCCGGCCCGTTCTCACCGACGCCGATCAGCCTGAGGTCCGCATGGCTGCGGCGTTTCGGATCATCTCCGACATGA
- a CDS encoding M81 family metallopeptidase — translation MRVFSAALATETNTFAPMPTGLATFHERAYFPAGQHPDKMQMHGGPLWAARQVGPSRGWTLIEGLVAAAVPNGVVTRSAFETLRDQILADLKAALPVDMVLIGLHGAMIADGYDDCEGELLARVREITGPDVVIGATLDPHVHMSERMVGSADLLICWKEYPHTDILERAQDLVKHCTELAEKRLKLQSALVDTDMIVTLHTTREPVRSFVDRITALEGKDGIVSVSIVHGFGWGDTPDMGTKVLVYSDAAVDPDGVKAKALARRLADELIAMRETVTERMPGVDAALDQALAKDGTIVLGDASDNPGGGAPGDSTFILRRVLDRKIDNVCLGPIWDPIAVRIAFDAGVGAKLPLRIGGKIGPLSGDPVDATWEIKALKENMVMTGLAGTPAKLGDCALIASDGVEVVITTFRCQAFGTDLFTQLGCDPATHKLVVVKSAQHFRASFAAVAADIIMVDAPGVVARDVTTLPYTRIKRPKWPLDELPQLFRA, via the coding sequence ATGCGTGTCTTCTCCGCCGCTCTCGCCACTGAGACCAATACGTTCGCGCCGATGCCCACCGGGCTCGCGACGTTCCATGAGCGCGCCTACTTCCCGGCCGGCCAGCATCCGGACAAGATGCAGATGCATGGCGGGCCGCTCTGGGCGGCACGGCAGGTCGGGCCGTCCAGGGGCTGGACCCTGATCGAGGGCCTCGTCGCGGCCGCCGTGCCGAACGGCGTCGTCACCCGCTCGGCGTTCGAGACCCTGCGCGACCAGATCCTCGCCGATCTCAAGGCCGCGCTGCCGGTCGACATGGTGCTGATCGGCCTGCACGGCGCGATGATCGCCGACGGTTATGATGATTGCGAAGGCGAGCTGCTCGCGCGCGTGCGCGAGATCACAGGTCCTGACGTGGTAATCGGTGCGACGCTCGATCCGCACGTCCACATGAGCGAGCGGATGGTCGGAAGCGCCGATCTCCTGATCTGCTGGAAGGAATATCCGCACACCGACATCTTGGAGCGGGCGCAGGATCTGGTGAAGCATTGCACCGAGCTCGCCGAGAAGCGGCTCAAGCTGCAGAGCGCCCTGGTCGACACCGACATGATCGTGACCCTGCACACGACGCGCGAGCCGGTGCGCAGCTTCGTCGACCGCATCACGGCGCTGGAAGGCAAGGACGGCATCGTCTCGGTCTCGATCGTGCATGGCTTCGGCTGGGGCGATACGCCTGACATGGGCACCAAGGTGCTGGTCTATAGCGATGCCGCCGTCGATCCCGATGGCGTCAAAGCAAAGGCGCTGGCGCGGCGGCTCGCCGACGAGCTGATCGCGATGCGCGAGACCGTGACCGAGCGCATGCCGGGTGTCGATGCCGCGCTCGACCAGGCGCTCGCCAAGGACGGCACCATCGTGCTCGGCGACGCCAGCGACAATCCCGGCGGCGGTGCGCCCGGCGATTCCACCTTCATCCTGCGCCGGGTGCTCGATCGCAAGATCGACAATGTCTGCCTCGGCCCGATCTGGGATCCGATCGCGGTGCGCATCGCCTTCGATGCCGGCGTCGGCGCCAAGCTGCCGCTGCGGATCGGCGGCAAGATCGGGCCGCTGTCCGGCGATCCCGTCGATGCGACCTGGGAGATCAAGGCGCTGAAAGAGAACATGGTGATGACGGGGCTCGCCGGCACGCCGGCCAAGCTCGGCGATTGCGCGCTGATCGCGAGCGACGGCGTCGAGGTCGTCATCACGACCTTCCGTTGCCAGGCGTTCGGTACCGATCTGTTCACGCAGCTCGGCTGCGATCCGGCGACGCACAAGCTGGTCGTGGTGAAATCCGCGCAGCATTTCCGTGCGTCGTTCGCTGCCGTTGCCGCCGACATCATCATGGTCGATGCGCCCGGTGTGGTCGCGCGCGACGTCACGACGTTGCCCTACACCAGGATCAAGCGTCCGAAATGGCCGCTCGACGAGCTGCCGCAACTTTTCCGCGCATGA
- a CDS encoding adenylate/guanylate cyclase domain-containing protein, whose amino-acid sequence MTDDKLKRRLTTVLCADVHGYSRLMGADEAGTLETLRRYRTAIAGLVERHEGRIVNTWGDAVIAEFPSVVEAVQCAVEIQQEIASQTSNAPGAQQMQFRIGINLGDVMVDGSDIFGDGVNIAARLQELAEPGGIVVSAPVYDQVHNKLSIGFDCLGQQQLKNVAPVTSYRVTVGGRSGQPPDLPLDGGAFHARAFAASRAPDVRDGDGRSTWITAISDHFASLPRPLAVALTVSGFLILINVFSGLHRIWFHWPVAVLLFAGIMRTALQNRPPSDKIERRRTRRD is encoded by the coding sequence ATGACGGACGATAAATTGAAGCGGCGGTTGACGACAGTGCTGTGCGCGGATGTGCACGGCTATTCCCGCCTCATGGGAGCAGACGAAGCCGGTACGCTGGAGACGCTGCGCCGCTACCGCACGGCGATTGCGGGATTGGTGGAGCGCCATGAGGGGCGCATCGTCAACACCTGGGGCGATGCCGTGATCGCCGAGTTTCCCAGCGTCGTCGAAGCCGTGCAATGCGCGGTCGAGATTCAGCAGGAAATCGCCAGTCAGACATCGAACGCCCCTGGCGCGCAGCAGATGCAATTTCGCATCGGCATCAATCTCGGCGACGTGATGGTGGACGGCTCCGACATCTTTGGCGACGGGGTCAACATCGCGGCGCGGCTGCAGGAATTGGCGGAGCCCGGCGGCATCGTGGTCTCCGCCCCGGTCTACGATCAGGTGCACAACAAACTATCCATTGGATTCGACTGTCTCGGCCAGCAACAGCTCAAGAACGTCGCTCCCGTCACCAGCTATCGGGTCACGGTCGGCGGCCGTTCGGGCCAGCCGCCTGATCTCCCGCTTGACGGCGGCGCCTTCCATGCGCGCGCATTCGCGGCCTCGCGCGCGCCTGATGTTCGCGACGGCGATGGGCGATCCACGTGGATCACCGCCATCTCGGATCACTTCGCGAGCCTGCCGCGTCCCCTCGCCGTAGCCCTCACGGTCTCCGGCTTTCTGATTCTGATCAACGTTTTCAGCGGTCTGCACAGGATCTGGTTTCATTGGCCCGTCGCAGTCTTGCTGTTCGCCGGCATCATGCGGACGGCGCTCCAGAACAGGCCTCCTTCGGACAAGATCGAGCGGCGTCGGACCCGCCGGGACTGA
- a CDS encoding TetR/AcrR family transcriptional regulator: MAIGRPRTFDRDTALEQAMEVFWRHGYEGATIAQLTDAMGINPPSLYAAFGSKEALLKAALDRYTARREEWMEEVLSAPTAREVTSRMLMGVAEKQTDPSNPPGCLLVQGGLACGSGSANVPFELAARRAQTEEQLRHRFERAKDEGDLALGADPAALARYVSAVITGMSVMASSGADREALAQVATVAIRSVEEQSVRA, encoded by the coding sequence ATGGCCATCGGACGGCCCCGGACATTCGACCGCGACACCGCACTGGAGCAGGCCATGGAGGTGTTCTGGCGCCATGGCTATGAGGGTGCGACCATTGCCCAGCTCACCGACGCCATGGGCATCAATCCTCCTAGCCTGTACGCGGCGTTCGGCAGCAAGGAAGCCCTGCTCAAGGCCGCGCTCGACCGCTACACGGCCCGCCGCGAGGAATGGATGGAGGAGGTGCTGAGTGCGCCGACGGCCCGCGAGGTCACCTCGCGCATGCTGATGGGCGTCGCCGAGAAGCAGACCGATCCGTCCAATCCGCCCGGTTGCCTGCTGGTGCAGGGCGGTCTGGCCTGCGGCTCGGGCTCGGCCAATGTCCCGTTCGAGCTCGCGGCGCGCCGCGCGCAGACCGAGGAGCAGCTCCGGCATCGCTTCGAGCGGGCCAAGGATGAAGGCGATCTGGCGCTGGGCGCCGACCCGGCCGCGCTCGCGCGCTACGTCTCGGCCGTGATCACCGGCATGAGCGTGATGGCCTCGTCTGGGGCCGATCGCGAGGCGCTGGCGCAGGTGGCGACGGTGGCGATCAGGTCGGTCGAGGAGCAGTCGGTGCGCGCGTAA
- a CDS encoding efflux RND transporter periplasmic adaptor subunit — MPSSEFRSAGRLKRWLSTVAIAGVVIAAGSYAGSHYFNLSSAPNAARAAAPEQAVPVTVAVVEPRQASLWDEFSGRLEAVERVEVRSRVAGAILGTNFAEGSLVKAGDVLFKIDPAPYAAEVDRAQAQLDAARARAAFAANELDRGAQLVGNSIVTKRDYDQRDNGNREAIANVKAAEATLQTARLNLDYTEVRAPVDGRVGRIEVTVGNLVAAGSASPVLTSLVSVNPIYASFDATEDVVLRALHAVADTSGKRGNLDRIPVEMTTSGGTTASGHIQLIDNQVQGQSGTIRVRAVFRNEEGRLIPGQFARVRMGQPQQQSLVLLDERAIGTDQDKKFVMVVGDDERAVYRPVTLGGSVDGLRIISSGLKPGERIVVNGLQRVRPGALLKMQVAAMGARDGAAAKQLAQR, encoded by the coding sequence ATGCCTTCGTCCGAATTCCGTTCCGCCGGCCGTCTAAAGCGGTGGCTGAGCACCGTGGCCATCGCCGGTGTGGTGATTGCCGCCGGCTCCTATGCCGGATCTCATTACTTCAACCTCAGCAGCGCTCCGAATGCCGCAAGGGCTGCGGCGCCGGAACAAGCCGTCCCGGTGACCGTCGCCGTGGTGGAACCGCGGCAGGCCAGCCTGTGGGACGAGTTCTCCGGACGGCTCGAAGCCGTCGAGCGGGTCGAGGTCCGGTCCCGCGTCGCCGGCGCCATCCTCGGCACCAATTTCGCCGAAGGTTCCCTGGTCAAGGCCGGCGACGTGCTGTTCAAGATCGATCCGGCGCCGTATGCCGCCGAGGTCGACCGGGCGCAAGCCCAGCTGGACGCCGCGCGCGCCCGCGCCGCCTTTGCCGCCAACGAGCTCGATCGCGGCGCGCAGCTGGTCGGCAATTCCATCGTCACCAAGCGCGACTACGACCAGCGCGACAATGGCAATCGCGAGGCGATCGCCAACGTCAAGGCCGCCGAGGCGACCCTGCAGACCGCCAGACTCAATCTCGACTACACAGAGGTGCGCGCACCGGTCGACGGCCGGGTCGGCAGGATCGAGGTCACCGTCGGCAACCTCGTCGCCGCCGGCTCCGCGTCGCCGGTGCTGACCAGCCTGGTCTCCGTCAACCCGATCTATGCGAGCTTCGACGCCACCGAGGACGTCGTGTTGCGGGCGCTGCACGCCGTCGCCGACACTTCCGGCAAACGCGGCAATCTCGACCGCATCCCGGTGGAGATGACGACGTCGGGCGGCACCACGGCCTCCGGGCACATCCAGCTGATCGACAACCAGGTCCAGGGGCAGAGCGGCACGATCCGCGTCCGCGCCGTGTTCAGGAACGAGGAGGGCAGACTGATCCCGGGGCAGTTCGCGCGCGTCCGCATGGGCCAGCCGCAGCAGCAATCGCTGGTGCTGCTCGACGAGCGCGCCATCGGCACCGACCAGGACAAGAAGTTCGTGATGGTGGTCGGCGACGACGAGCGCGCCGTGTACCGCCCGGTCACGCTCGGCGGCAGCGTCGATGGCCTGCGCATCATCTCCTCCGGCCTCAAACCCGGCGAGCGCATCGTCGTCAACGGCCTGCAGCGGGTGCGTCCGGGTGCGCTGCTGAAGATGCAGGTTGCGGCGATGGGGGCGAGGGATGGAGCTGCGGCGAAGCAGCTCGCGCAGCGCTGA